Proteins encoded in a region of the Chryseobacterium piperi genome:
- a CDS encoding RagB/SusD family nutrient uptake outer membrane protein: MNKKYIIAAAFLVLGALNQSCSNDFIDVSPTEAIPESALGEIYNNNEGANSLVASIYAKFLDWNMSTFAWIGVTSIVSDDADKGSSASDSGSDKDILDALNFTAATPSFKELFASNYQGINRCNQALKYLPQLDKADPALRKRLTGEAKFLRAFMYFTLVRSFGGVPLVDHVPVSGVEADKLMTLTRKSKEEIYAFIEQDLKDAIEALPNKSTYGDSDKGRASVGAAHALLAKVYLYQKKWQLAVDQCNLVTGYSLTPNFQDIYKVSGENNAESIFEINGTGGTAGRAIQQYSQVQGARGTTGWGWGFATPTQSLYDAYTAADTRRNATIIHRDMTLYDGYYVGPNTDNKFYNYKAYSSNYRDQPSTDVNIRYLRYAEVLLMKAEAMNELGQTSAAIPFLNEVRNRANIGNSPVTTQTDVRVDVWKQRRLELAFEHDRWFDLVRTGQAKAAMAADGGKNFIVGKHELFPLPQDFISEASGLSAQNPGY; this comes from the coding sequence ATGAATAAGAAATATATCATAGCCGCCGCATTTTTAGTGTTAGGCGCTTTAAACCAAAGTTGTAGTAATGATTTTATTGATGTATCACCTACAGAAGCAATTCCTGAATCTGCACTTGGTGAAATATATAATAATAATGAAGGAGCAAATAGTCTGGTTGCATCTATTTATGCAAAGTTTTTAGATTGGAATATGAGCACTTTTGCATGGATCGGAGTTACATCTATTGTTTCTGATGATGCTGATAAAGGTTCCAGCGCAAGTGATTCCGGTTCTGATAAAGATATTCTGGATGCTTTAAACTTTACAGCAGCAACTCCATCATTCAAAGAATTGTTTGCTTCTAACTATCAAGGAATTAATAGATGTAATCAGGCGTTGAAATATCTTCCTCAATTAGATAAGGCTGATCCGGCATTACGTAAGAGATTAACGGGAGAAGCTAAGTTTTTGAGAGCATTTATGTATTTTACGTTAGTTAGATCCTTTGGTGGTGTCCCGTTGGTAGACCATGTTCCTGTATCAGGAGTTGAAGCTGATAAATTAATGACCCTGACAAGGAAGAGTAAGGAAGAGATTTATGCATTCATCGAACAAGACCTGAAAGATGCAATCGAAGCACTTCCAAACAAATCAACTTATGGAGACAGTGATAAAGGCAGAGCATCGGTGGGTGCAGCTCATGCGCTATTGGCAAAAGTTTATTTGTATCAGAAAAAATGGCAACTAGCTGTAGATCAATGTAACCTGGTGACAGGCTATTCATTGACTCCTAATTTCCAGGATATTTATAAAGTTTCAGGAGAAAATAATGCAGAATCTATTTTCGAGATTAATGGTACTGGCGGAACAGCAGGAAGAGCAATTCAACAGTATAGCCAGGTGCAAGGCGCCAGAGGTACTACTGGTTGGGGGTGGGGATTCGCAACTCCTACTCAAAGTTTGTATGATGCTTATACTGCAGCAGATACAAGGAGAAATGCAACAATTATCCATAGGGATATGACTTTGTATGATGGGTATTATGTAGGTCCCAATACGGATAATAAGTTTTATAATTATAAGGCTTATTCTTCAAATTACAGAGATCAGCCATCGACAGATGTTAATATCCGTTATCTAAGATATGCTGAGGTTCTTTTAATGAAAGCTGAAGCAATGAATGAATTAGGTCAGACTTCTGCAGCAATTCCTTTCTTAAATGAAGTAAGAAACAGAGCAAATATTGGAAATTCTCCTGTGACTACTCAAACAGATGTAAGAGTGGATGTTTGGAAGCAAAGAAGATTAGAATTAGCTTTTGAGCATGACAGATGGTTTGATCTAGTTAGAACAGGACAGGCCAAAGCTGCAATGGCAGCAGATGGAGGTAAAAACTTTATTGTAGGGAAGCATGAATTATTTCCGCTTCCTCAGGATTTTATTTCGGAAGCAAGTGGTTTGTCAGCTCAAAACCCAGGTTATTAA
- a CDS encoding glucoamylase family protein — protein MKLGLIFILTVATLLPCKNIQAQKTVDNKAVKSTGTDEQLMDKVQKDALKYFWDYAEPNSMLGRERYHEDDIYPDQDKHVITTGGSGFGLATILVGVERGFVPRKEAVKRLTHMMDFLAKADRHKGAWSHWINGETGKTVPFGKKDNGGDLVETAFLTSGILMVREYFKNGNAEEKALAKKCDDLWKGIQWNWYTKGGEKVLYWHWSPEYQWEMNFPLEGYNECLITYILAASSPTYSIDAETYYKGWTRNGTFLSDKTKYGLPMYVKHNYAEEYGGPLFWAHYSYIGLDPTGLSDKLIKNYFDLNKNQVLIDYKYCVENPKQWKGYGPNYWGLTASYSRNEDGTTGYNAHFPQNDHGVISPTAALSSFPYSPKESMDFLQFIYTQKPEFVGSAGPYDATSIHYNNWFTPRYLAIDQGTIAPMIENYRTGFLWKLFMNAPEIKQGLKKLSFKSAKYGIQ, from the coding sequence ATGAAGTTAGGTCTTATTTTTATTCTTACAGTTGCAACCCTGTTACCATGCAAAAATATTCAGGCACAGAAAACGGTTGATAATAAAGCTGTAAAAAGCACAGGTACTGATGAGCAGTTGATGGATAAAGTTCAGAAAGATGCATTGAAATATTTCTGGGATTATGCAGAACCAAATTCTATGTTGGGCAGGGAGCGTTATCATGAAGATGATATCTATCCGGATCAAGATAAACACGTCATCACTACAGGCGGATCAGGATTTGGACTGGCGACTATCTTAGTAGGAGTAGAGAGAGGTTTTGTTCCTAGAAAGGAGGCGGTAAAAAGGCTAACTCATATGATGGATTTCCTTGCAAAAGCAGATCGTCATAAAGGAGCATGGTCGCACTGGATCAATGGAGAAACAGGAAAAACGGTGCCTTTCGGAAAAAAAGATAATGGAGGTGATTTGGTAGAAACGGCATTTTTAACTTCGGGAATTCTTATGGTTCGTGAATACTTTAAAAATGGAAATGCCGAAGAAAAAGCATTGGCTAAAAAATGCGATGATCTATGGAAAGGAATTCAATGGAACTGGTATACCAAGGGAGGCGAGAAAGTATTATACTGGCACTGGTCACCGGAATATCAGTGGGAAATGAATTTTCCATTGGAAGGTTATAATGAGTGTCTGATTACCTATATTCTGGCAGCTTCGTCACCTACCTATTCTATTGATGCGGAAACCTATTACAAAGGATGGACAAGGAATGGAACTTTTCTATCCGACAAAACAAAATACGGACTGCCAATGTATGTGAAGCATAATTATGCTGAAGAATATGGAGGACCTTTATTTTGGGCCCATTATTCATACATCGGTTTAGATCCGACAGGATTATCCGATAAGTTAATTAAAAACTATTTCGATTTAAATAAAAACCAGGTTTTAATAGATTATAAATATTGTGTAGAAAATCCAAAACAATGGAAAGGATATGGTCCGAACTATTGGGGACTTACGGCAAGCTATTCCAGAAATGAAGACGGGACTACGGGATACAATGCTCATTTCCCACAGAACGATCATGGTGTGATTTCTCCGACGGCTGCATTAAGCAGTTTCCCTTATTCGCCAAAGGAATCAATGGATTTCTTACAATTCATATACACCCAGAAGCCAGAATTTGTAGGTTCTGCAGGTCCTTATGATGCTACATCAATCCATTATAATAATTGGTTTACACCACGATATCTGGCCATTGATCAGGGTACAATTGCCCCCATGATTGAAAATTACAGAACCGGATTCTTGTGGAAGTTATTCATGAATGCTCCTGAAATTAAGCAAGGTCTTAAGAAGTTAAGCTTCAAATCTGCCAAGTATGGAATCCAATAA